GAGGCGGGCTGATTATCGGCGCAGCCACACTCCGGGGGGCAGTCGCAGTCGGGGCCGCACTGGCAGGTCTCACCGCAGCAGCAGCCGCCTTCGACGGCGGGTTGGCCACATTCACACGAGGAGCAGCAGGTGTTTTCGTTCAGGTCCGTCATGGTCTTCTCCGAGTTTTTTCGATGTGAGGCTCAGGCCCAAACCCATGTCGGGCCCATGTCGAAGGCTCGTTGGTGGCCTTCATAGAGAAGACGGGGTTCCGGTGGGAGATCTTACAGGTGAGTCGTGATTTTTGTGCCAACAAACATCGTTCGTAGCCGACCGGGAGACGGACGTTAGCCAGTGTTTATGCGGGTGAGGTCCGTCCCTAGGTCGGTCTGGTTTGCAGGATCAGCGTGAGGGTGAACATGCCGCCCTGATTGAAAAAATCAGCCCAGATCAATGGGTTCACCGATGTTCCATTCCACGCCAAAATACGCGCCAAGCGTGGCGCCGATATCCGCAAAAGAGGCGCGGGTGCCCAGCGGGCGGCCCGGCGCGGTGCGGCCCTTTTCGATGATGAGCAGCGGCACGTACTCGCGGGTGTGGTCGGTGCCCGGGTAGGTGGGGTCGTTGCCGTGGTCGGCAGTGATGATGAGCAGATCGCCCTCGTCGAGCGCCTCGATGATCGAGGGGAGTTGGCGGTCGAAGGTCATCAGGGCGTCGGCGTAGCCGCGGGGGTTGCGGCGGTGGCCGTAGAGGGCGTCGAAGTCGACGAGGTTCGTGAAGATCAGCCCCGTGCGGTCTTTGATGCAGTCGATGGTGAGCTCGACGCCGTGGTCGTTGGTTTTGCTCTTGAGCTCGTCGCTCAAGCCCTGGTGGGCGTAGATATTACCGATCTTGCCGATGCCCGTGGTGCGGATGCCGGCGGCCTGCAGGCGGTCGAGCACCGTCTCGCTGGGCGGCGGAAAGGTAAAATCTTTGCGATTGGCCGTGCGCTTAAAGTCCGGAAATTCGCCGACGAAGGGCCGGGCGATGACGCGGGATTGGCCGCGGGGGATGACGATGTCGTAGGCGATCTCGCACCACTTATAGAGGGTCTCCAGCGGCACGACGTCTTCGTGGGCGGCGATCTGGAAGACCGGGTCGGCGGAGGTGTAGACGATGGGCTTGCCGGTTTTGATATGCTCCTGGCCGAGCTCTTCGATGATCACGGTGCCGCTGGCGGCGCGGTTTCCCAACACGCCGGGGACCCCGGTTTTTTCGATAAATTCCTGGATGATCTCGTCGGTAAAGCCGTCGGGGAAGGTGCGAAAAGGTTTGTCGGGGATGATGCCCACAAACTCCCAGTGGCCGGTGGCGGTGTCTTTGCCGTGGGCTTTTTCGGCCATGCGGCCGTAGTGGGCCGAGGGGCTGGCGACCGGCTCAAGCTGCGGAATGCCCTCGATGTTGCCCATGCCTAAGGCGCGCATGTTGGGGATCTCAAAGTCGCTGATGGCCTCGGCGATATGCCCCAGCGTATGCGAGCCCACGTCGCCGTAGTCGGCCGCGTCGGGCAACTCGCCAACGCCGACGGAGTCCAGAACGATGAGAACGGCGCGTTTTTCCAGAGAGGGAAGCTGGGTCATGATCTTGTCCCGGGGGTTGAGGTTGGGGTATCCCGGCGCTGCTGAAAGTTCGAGAGCGGGGCGTACTCGCCCAACTTAGCGCGCGATAGGAATGATGGCCAGAGGGTCATCTGCCGCGCGCGCAGACCCGATGGGATGTTCAATGAAGGTGGTGGTGATGCGAAGGCTCGTGGTGGTGTGGGTGGCGCTGGTGGTGCTGGGGTGGAGTGTCTCGGCCAGCGCCCAGATGATTGAGCCTTATCAGGGACCGGAGACCGGTCTGTTGCGCGGGGACGCCTACTACTACGAGGGCGACTACTACCGCGCGCTGACCGCCTACAAAGATTTTCTGCGCGAAGCCCCCGACGACCGCCGCGCCGAGCGGGTGCGCCTGAAGATGGCCTGGGTCTATTTCAATGTGGGGGAGCACGGGGAGGCCGCCCGCGAGCTCGACCGGCTGGCGGCCCAGGCCGAGGACGTTATCGTGGGGTGGTGGGCGCGCTACTACTACGGGCAGGTCGCCCTGGCCTCGGATCGGCGGCCGCTGGCCGAGCGTGCTTTTGAGGAGGTGATCACAACCTGTGAGCCCTATGTGGCGCGGGTTGGTGAGCCCACCGACGATCCGGAGATCCGCGAATGCCTGGAGCTTTCCAGCGCCGCCACCCTGGGGCTTGCCAGGCTGGAGGCGGTGCGCCACGACTTTGATGCAGCGAGCCGCAGGCTGCGCGCGATGCCCGGGGTGAGCCCGCTGGCCGGCGATGCTGCCGAGATCGCCGATCTCGTGGAGGGGCTGGAGATTCCCCGAAAAAGCCCGGCGCTGGCCGGCATCCTGTCGATCGTGCCGGGGCTGGGGCATGTGTACCTGGGGCAGTACGGGAGCGCCTTTGTGGCATTTTTGTGGAACGGCGCGTTTATCTACGCCATCGTCGACTCGGTGCTGGCCGGGCGCTACGGGCAGGCCGTGCTCATCGGGCTTGTGGAGTCGATCTGGTACGGGGGCACGATCTTTGGCGCGGTGGGCGGCGCGCACCGCTTTAACCGCGACGCGATGCGGGTCGTCGAAGACGGGCTGCGCCGCGATCTTCTTGAGCTCTATCGCGATGAGCCCTGGCCGGCGCGTTTTCCGGCGCATCCGGCCTATCTGGAGCTGTCGATTCCCTTTTGATGCCCAACAGGTGAGATCGGCGGTCGGGAAGGTGTTTTGAGTTTCCAAAACGCGAGATCGGCGGTCGTTGGCGGGGCAGTGCGTTCTCAAAACACGAGAGCGAGCGTCGCGAACGCGCTGAAGTGCAGAAAATCGTGAGGGCGACTGTCGCGAACGCGACCGACCTGCTCCACGCGACGAGGGCGAGCGTCGCGAACGCGAGTTAATTCTGCAAAAGGAGAGCTCGGTGAGCGGCGAGCGCGTTTTGGAAACTCAAAACGCGCGTTCGGCGGTCGGGGCGACGTTTTCGGGTGGGGACGGGCTTAGCGCGGCACTCGCCGCGATGTTTTGATCCGGGGCGACGTGTGCGCGGCGGTCGGGATGAGGGGCTCAGGTGGGGAAGGGCCGACCGCGGCGGTCGGGGAGGCGTTTTGAGCCATGGCGGGCAAACATTTCGATCGCATCACGAGGGTATGAACGCGTGCACAGGCTGAGCAAAGGTGGCAGATTCTTTTGACCAGGGGCTACGATTTGAATGAGGGGTTGGGGCTGCAAGTTCTGAAATTAATTGCGGAATCCGGGTTTGAAGCTCGGGGGCTCGCGGCGTAAGGTTGGCGCGACCTGGCGAGTGAAGCGCCGGCGCATGTTGGAAAAAGGCAAAAGATGTCGAGCAAGTTTCGAAATCGGCTGGAGCGGCTGCATGACGCCCACCAGAGGGGGCGCGAGAGTCAGTCGGGGCCCAGCGGGGTGTTTGAGGCCGGGGCGGTGGGGGAGAGTGAAGTGCGCCAGGTGAATGGCGAGCGCGCTTCTGATGTGGAAGGATTTGATGATGCGGGGACGAGCTCGGGGTCGATCGTGCGCTCGTCGTCGAAAAAAGCGTCCCGGGGAGGCGCGCGCGCGCGTCGGAGAAGCTCGGGAGGGGCGCGGAGGTCGCGTCGTCGAAGCGCGTCGGGAGGGGCGCGGGCGGGGGCATCAGCACGGGCAAACGCTGGCTACGATAGCGACGACCGAAGCTCCCTGACTGAAAAAAGCTGGGGGCAGTGGGGCGCGGAGAAAAAGGGGGAGTTCTGGTTGCTGCGCGAGGATGTGGCGGCAGGGGAGGTGCATGGAAATTACACCGTGCGGCAGTGCCTGGGGGCTGACCATCGCTTGATCTCAAAAGTCGATCCGGGCTGCCCGGGGGTGCGGCCGGAGGGGCTGCTTTATATGGACACCGAGACCAGCGGGCTCGGGCAGGGGGCGCTGGCCTTTTGTGTGGGCATCGGGTTCTGGCAGGGCGAAAACTTTGTGGTGGAGCAGCTTTTGCTCGATAGCAGCGACCCGGCCGGGGAGCGGGCGATGCTGGCGTATTTCGCAACCATGCTGCGGGAGCGGCATATGCTGGTGACCTTTAACGGCCGGCGTTTTGATGTGCCGCTGCTCTCGCGTCGCTATGCGCGCCATCAGATGAGCGATCCTTTCGGGGGGCGCCAGCATCTGGATCTTTTGCCCACCGCGAGGCGGCATTTTGTGGGGCGAAAGCGCTACAAACTCTCCAGTCTTGAAGAAGATATTCTCAATTTCCACCGCGTGGATGATGTGCCGGGGCGAGAGATTCCGGCGTTGTGGGAGCGTTTCGAGCGGGGGGAGGCGGTGCCGAAGATGCGGGGGATGCTGGAGCATAATCGTCACGATATCGTCTCGATGGCGGCGCTTCTGGCGGCGCAGATCGAGGCGGTCGGAGGTGTTTCAAAAAGTACAATGAGGGGGGCTTCGTCGAGTACGTCGAAAAATTCGACGGGGGGGATTTCGTCGGCGGCGACCAGGGCGAGTGGCGGGGCGCAGAGCGGTGGCGACGAGGCGTTTGGCCGGGCGTCGTCGGGGGGCTCAAAGGTCAGTGAAGTGGCGAGTCGGCTGGAGCGGACGTATCGGCTGCGGTCGAGTTTTTCCGAAAATTCGGGGAGGCGCTCGGAGGGGGCGGGGCTGAGTGGTGAGAGGCCTGTGGGGCGCGTCCATGCTGGCGATGGTGCGACCCAGGGTCGGACATCGTCGCGCGATTACGGGGCGGAAAGGACGACCGAGGGTCGGGCGCCGACGCCTCAAAGTATGGACGAGGAGCGGGATTTCGGGTCGGGCGAAAGTGAGGATCCGAATCTGAAGGAGAGAGTGCGCTCGTTGAGGGC
The nucleotide sequence above comes from Lujinxingia vulgaris. Encoded proteins:
- a CDS encoding phosphopentomutase — encoded protein: MEKRAVLIVLDSVGVGELPDAADYGDVGSHTLGHIAEAISDFEIPNMRALGMGNIEGIPQLEPVASPSAHYGRMAEKAHGKDTATGHWEFVGIIPDKPFRTFPDGFTDEIIQEFIEKTGVPGVLGNRAASGTVIIEELGQEHIKTGKPIVYTSADPVFQIAAHEDVVPLETLYKWCEIAYDIVIPRGQSRVIARPFVGEFPDFKRTANRKDFTFPPPSETVLDRLQAAGIRTTGIGKIGNIYAHQGLSDELKSKTNDHGVELTIDCIKDRTGLIFTNLVDFDALYGHRRNPRGYADALMTFDRQLPSIIEALDEGDLLIITADHGNDPTYPGTDHTREYVPLLIIEKGRTAPGRPLGTRASFADIGATLGAYFGVEWNIGEPIDLG
- a CDS encoding ribonuclease H-like domain-containing protein, whose protein sequence is MSSKFRNRLERLHDAHQRGRESQSGPSGVFEAGAVGESEVRQVNGERASDVEGFDDAGTSSGSIVRSSSKKASRGGARARRRSSGGARRSRRRSASGGARAGASARANAGYDSDDRSSLTEKSWGQWGAEKKGEFWLLREDVAAGEVHGNYTVRQCLGADHRLISKVDPGCPGVRPEGLLYMDTETSGLGQGALAFCVGIGFWQGENFVVEQLLLDSSDPAGERAMLAYFATMLRERHMLVTFNGRRFDVPLLSRRYARHQMSDPFGGRQHLDLLPTARRHFVGRKRYKLSSLEEDILNFHRVDDVPGREIPALWERFERGEAVPKMRGMLEHNRHDIVSMAALLAAQIEAVGGVSKSTMRGASSSTSKNSTGGISSAATRASGGAQSGGDEAFGRASSGGSKVSEVASRLERTYRLRSSFSENSGRRSEGAGLSGERPVGRVHAGDGATQGRTSSRDYGAERTTEGRAPTPQSMDEERDFGSGESEDPNLKERVRSLRAAARAMIDAQLFHQAAPTLFELVALSPDDRFGLQMLARYYRQAGETQLAEVMEARFRSAGGG
- a CDS encoding tetratricopeptide repeat protein gives rise to the protein MRRLVVVWVALVVLGWSVSASAQMIEPYQGPETGLLRGDAYYYEGDYYRALTAYKDFLREAPDDRRAERVRLKMAWVYFNVGEHGEAARELDRLAAQAEDVIVGWWARYYYGQVALASDRRPLAERAFEEVITTCEPYVARVGEPTDDPEIRECLELSSAATLGLARLEAVRHDFDAASRRLRAMPGVSPLAGDAAEIADLVEGLEIPRKSPALAGILSIVPGLGHVYLGQYGSAFVAFLWNGAFIYAIVDSVLAGRYGQAVLIGLVESIWYGGTIFGAVGGAHRFNRDAMRVVEDGLRRDLLELYRDEPWPARFPAHPAYLELSIPF